From a region of the Arachis ipaensis cultivar K30076 chromosome B09, Araip1.1, whole genome shotgun sequence genome:
- the LOC107618995 gene encoding late embryogenesis abundant protein 2: MQLNPPPPTKTVCIHIITNSDTYYILFQTVTLFQVENMASHDQSFRTGEAKGQTQEKTNQMMSNIGDKAQAVKDKTAQEAHSAWDKTAQTAQAAKDKTQQAAQTARDRTSDTAQNTREKAQNTAGATRDKASEMGQATRESAQAGKDNAGGFLQQTGEKVKGMAQGAADAVKQTFGMAPHEDEHEHPRRDH, from the exons ATGCAGCTCAATCCACCTCCACCAACAAAAACTGTTTGCATTCACATAATCACAAATAGTGACACTTATTATATCCTCTTCCAAACTGTAACCCTTTTTCAAGTAGAAAATATGGCATCTCATGATCAAAGCTTCAGAACTGGTGAGGCCAAGGGCCAAACTCAG GAAAAGACCAACCAGATGATGAGTAACATTGGGGACAAGGCCCAAGCTGTAAAGGACAAGACAGCCCAAGAGGCCCATTCTGCATGGGATAAGACAGCCCAAACAGCCCAAGCAGCAAAGGACAAGACCCAGCAGGCAGCCCAAACTGCAAGGGACAGGACTAGTGACACGGCCCAAAACACAAGGGAGAAGGCCCAAAACACTGCTGGCGCAACAAGAGATAAAGCATCAGAAATGGGCCAGGCCACTAGGGAATCGGCCCAGGCCGGTAAGGACAATGCTGGTGGGTTCCTTCAGCAAACTGGGGAAAAGGTTAAAGGCATGGCACAAGGTGCTGCTGATGCTGTGAAACAAACATTTGGAATGGCGCCACATGAAGATGAACATGAACACCCAAGAAGGGATCACTag